The following proteins come from a genomic window of Ornithinimicrobium cryptoxanthini:
- the ffh gene encoding signal recognition particle protein, producing the protein MFNSLSDRLTETFRNLKRKGALSETDVNKTVRDIRMALLDADVALPVVKQFTGQVRDRALGAEVSKALNPGQQVVKIVNEELVSILGGQTRRLNLAKNPPTVIMLAGLQGSGKTTLAGKLGFWLKEQGHTPLLVAADLQRPNAVTQLEVVGERAGVPVFAPERGNVFGHDAALESGEGTRSFGDPIDVAVDGVAHARDKNHDVVIIDTAGRLAVDVDLMRQAHDIRMETNADEVLFVIDAMIGQAAVETAKAFADGVGITGTVLTKLDGDARGGAALSVATVTGEPILFASTGEGVKDFETFHPDRMAGRILDMGDVLTLIEQAEKAFDQAQQREMARKFLAEEDFTFVDFLEQMQAIKKMGSLKQMLGMMPGMQQMRAQLDSLDDKEFDRVEAMVRSMTPFERMHPKQINGSRRARIAKGSGVSPSEVNQLLERFGQAQKMMRQMRKGGAMPGMPGMPGLGGGSAKGKGKAPQRKKGKSGNPAKRAEQERLATQKAEESRGNAMGSAFGLPGGADDAGEQDLSSLKLPAGFDKFLKDQ; encoded by the coding sequence GTGTTCAACAGCCTCTCCGACCGCCTGACAGAGACCTTCCGCAACCTCAAGCGCAAGGGTGCCCTGTCCGAGACCGACGTCAACAAGACCGTCCGTGACATCCGGATGGCGCTGCTCGACGCCGATGTGGCGCTGCCGGTGGTGAAGCAGTTCACCGGCCAGGTCCGGGACCGGGCACTCGGCGCCGAGGTGTCCAAGGCGCTCAACCCGGGGCAGCAGGTCGTCAAGATCGTCAACGAGGAGCTCGTCAGCATCCTCGGCGGGCAGACTCGGCGTCTCAACCTGGCCAAGAACCCGCCGACCGTGATCATGCTCGCCGGCCTGCAGGGCTCGGGCAAGACGACGCTGGCCGGCAAGCTCGGCTTCTGGCTCAAGGAGCAGGGCCACACCCCGCTGCTCGTCGCAGCCGACCTGCAGCGCCCCAACGCCGTCACCCAGCTCGAGGTGGTCGGTGAGCGCGCGGGTGTGCCGGTCTTCGCGCCCGAGCGGGGCAACGTGTTCGGACACGACGCGGCGCTGGAGTCGGGCGAGGGGACGCGCTCGTTCGGCGACCCGATCGACGTCGCCGTCGACGGTGTCGCGCACGCCCGGGACAAGAACCACGACGTGGTCATCATCGACACCGCCGGCCGGTTGGCCGTCGACGTCGACCTGATGCGCCAGGCGCACGACATCCGGATGGAGACCAACGCCGACGAGGTGCTGTTCGTCATCGACGCGATGATCGGTCAGGCCGCCGTCGAGACTGCCAAGGCGTTCGCCGACGGTGTCGGGATCACCGGCACGGTGCTGACCAAGCTCGATGGTGACGCGCGCGGTGGTGCGGCGCTGTCAGTCGCCACCGTCACCGGTGAGCCGATCCTGTTTGCCTCCACCGGCGAGGGCGTCAAGGACTTCGAGACCTTCCACCCCGACCGGATGGCCGGCCGGATCCTCGACATGGGTGACGTGCTGACCCTGATCGAGCAGGCCGAGAAGGCCTTCGACCAGGCGCAGCAGCGCGAGATGGCACGCAAGTTCCTGGCCGAGGAGGACTTCACCTTCGTCGACTTCCTGGAGCAGATGCAGGCCATCAAGAAGATGGGGTCGCTGAAGCAGATGCTCGGCATGATGCCGGGCATGCAGCAGATGCGTGCCCAGCTGGACTCCCTGGACGACAAGGAGTTCGACCGGGTCGAGGCGATGGTCCGCTCGATGACCCCGTTCGAGCGGATGCACCCCAAACAGATCAACGGCTCGCGCCGGGCACGCATTGCCAAGGGCTCGGGCGTCTCACCGTCCGAGGTCAACCAGCTGCTCGAGCGGTTTGGTCAGGCTCAGAAGATGATGCGTCAGATGCGCAAGGGCGGCGCCATGCCCGGGATGCCGGGGATGCCTGGCCTGGGTGGCGGCTCGGCCAAGGGCAAGGGGAAGGCGCCCCAGCGCAAGAAGGGCAAGAGCGGCAACCCCGCCAAGCGCGCCGAGCAGGAGCGGCTGGCCACGCAGAAGGCTGAGGAGTCGCGCGGCAACGCCATGGGCAGCGCCTTCGGTCTTCCCGGCGGTGCAGACGACGCTGGTGAGCAGGACCTGTCCAGCCTCAAACTGCCTGCCGGGTTCGACAAGTTCCTCAAGGACCAGTAG
- a CDS encoding oxygenase MpaB family protein, whose amino-acid sequence MPIRRRLAAALRHRVAGPDADRRAAEIWLAPGERRFAPTDPICRVHNHAGMYAGGLRALLLQSLHPLAMAGVGEHSGYRGDPWGRLQRTSEFIAMTTFGPVDGAQRMVDHINRVHATVSGTAPDGRAYAARDPHLLAWVHLGEVDSFLTSHQRHSRTPLTPSEADTYVAQTSWVAGELGVIDAPVTTAQLQAQLAHYRPELELTEGARDAAAFLLREPPLPVAARPGYWMLAAGAVSMLPDYARDLLGLRVGGRLDPVAERLLLRPAGRVGTAAVGWALGEPGDPRNSPASSAVAS is encoded by the coding sequence ATGCCGATCCGTCGCCGACTCGCCGCCGCCCTCCGCCACCGGGTCGCCGGGCCCGACGCCGACCGCCGGGCAGCCGAGATCTGGCTGGCTCCGGGCGAGCGACGCTTTGCACCCACCGATCCGATCTGCCGGGTGCACAACCATGCGGGGATGTATGCCGGGGGCCTGCGTGCCCTGCTCCTCCAGTCACTGCACCCGCTGGCGATGGCGGGGGTCGGCGAGCACTCCGGCTATCGGGGTGACCCGTGGGGGCGGTTGCAGCGCACCAGCGAGTTCATCGCGATGACCACCTTCGGCCCGGTCGACGGGGCCCAGCGCATGGTCGACCACATCAACCGGGTGCACGCCACCGTCTCGGGGACCGCGCCCGACGGACGGGCCTACGCCGCGCGCGACCCGCACCTGCTGGCCTGGGTCCACCTGGGGGAGGTCGACTCGTTCCTGACCTCGCACCAGCGACACTCGCGCACCCCACTCACTCCCTCCGAGGCAGACACCTACGTCGCCCAGACCTCGTGGGTGGCCGGCGAGCTGGGCGTCATCGACGCACCAGTCACGACAGCGCAGCTGCAGGCGCAGCTCGCGCACTACCGCCCCGAGCTCGAGCTGACCGAGGGTGCCCGGGATGCAGCGGCCTTCCTGCTGCGCGAGCCTCCGCTGCCGGTGGCGGCACGTCCCGGCTACTGGATGCTGGCCGCCGGCGCGGTGTCGATGCTGCCCGACTATGCCCGGGACCTGCTAGGCCTGCGCGTCGGCGGACGGCTGGACCCGGTGGCTGAACGCCTGCTGCTGCGACCGGCGGGTCGGGTCGGCACCGCCGCAGTCGGCTGGGCCCTGGGCGAGCCGGGCGACCCCCGCAACTCTCCTGCCAGCTCTGCCGTCGCGAGCTGA
- the ftsY gene encoding signal recognition particle-docking protein FtsY has protein sequence MAAVDSLWEILTVATLVALAGLALIVGLVRGRGGKGGTKTIERPPTTAPTTVEDERADREGVQTPPGDDVDNVGGGVDVLEPEAPTPTLERPESARGRLARLRARLSRSNNAIGNVLLALLSSGGLDEQSWEDVEDTLLQADLGVEATDELVGKLRTRVKVDGATDVETVKGWLREELLALVDPSMDRRVAASRVGERPSVILVVGVNGTGKTTTVGKLARVLVAENKDVVLGAADTFRAAAADQLQTWGERVGVPTVRSEREGADPASVAFDAVKSAAEYEADVVIIDTAGRLHNKAGLMDELSKVKRVIEKQSPIDEVLLVLDATTGQNGMRQAEVFGQAVEVTGIVLSKLDGTAKGGIVVNVQRRLGVPVKLVGLGEGPDDLAPFDPEAFVDAIIG, from the coding sequence ATGGCTGCCGTGGACAGCCTGTGGGAGATTCTGACCGTCGCCACCCTGGTGGCCCTGGCCGGCCTGGCGCTGATCGTTGGCCTGGTGCGTGGCCGAGGTGGCAAGGGCGGCACCAAGACCATCGAGCGGCCGCCGACCACCGCGCCGACCACGGTGGAGGACGAGCGAGCTGATCGCGAGGGGGTGCAGACTCCGCCCGGAGACGACGTCGACAACGTCGGGGGCGGCGTCGATGTGCTGGAGCCTGAGGCTCCGACCCCGACGCTGGAGCGTCCTGAGTCGGCCCGTGGCCGCCTCGCCCGGCTGCGGGCGCGGCTGTCCCGCTCCAACAACGCCATCGGCAACGTGCTGCTGGCGCTGTTGTCGAGCGGCGGGCTGGACGAGCAGTCCTGGGAGGACGTCGAGGACACCCTGCTCCAGGCTGACCTCGGCGTGGAGGCGACCGACGAGCTCGTCGGCAAGCTGCGCACCCGCGTGAAGGTGGACGGTGCCACCGACGTCGAGACCGTCAAGGGGTGGCTGCGCGAGGAGCTGCTGGCACTGGTCGACCCGAGCATGGACCGGCGCGTCGCCGCCAGCAGGGTGGGCGAGCGGCCCTCGGTGATCCTGGTGGTGGGCGTCAACGGCACCGGCAAGACGACCACCGTGGGCAAGCTGGCCCGCGTGCTGGTGGCAGAGAACAAGGACGTCGTGCTAGGCGCCGCGGACACGTTCCGCGCCGCGGCCGCCGACCAGCTGCAGACGTGGGGAGAGCGGGTGGGCGTGCCGACGGTCCGCTCGGAGCGCGAGGGGGCAGACCCGGCGTCGGTCGCGTTCGATGCTGTCAAGTCTGCTGCGGAGTATGAGGCTGACGTCGTCATCATCGACACCGCCGGACGACTGCACAACAAGGCTGGCCTGATGGACGAGCTGTCCAAGGTCAAGCGGGTCATCGAGAAGCAGAGCCCCATCGACGAGGTGCTCCTCGTGCTGGACGCCACGACGGGCCAGAACGGCATGCGTCAGGCGGAGGTCTTCGGTCAGGCCGTCGAGGTCACCGGCATCGTGCTGAGCAAGCTGGACGGCACAGCCAAGGGCGGCATCGTCGTCAACGTCCAGCGCCGTCTCGGTGTCCCGGTCAAGCTGGTCGGACTGGGCGAGGGCCCAGACGACCTCGCGCCCTTTGACCCGGAAGCCTTCGTCGACGCAATCATCGGCTGA